The Providencia rettgeri genome includes a window with the following:
- the nuoF_3 gene encoding NADH-quinone oxidoreductase subunit F has translation MDGLKLKALAASGAGTDFLTNDHLDLPMDFENIAKAGSRLGTALAMAVDHEINMVL, from the coding sequence ATTAAAAGCATTGGCAGCCAGTGGAGCAGGGACAGACTTCCTGACTAACGACCACCTCGACTTACCGATGGATTTCGAAAATATTGCGAAAGCAGGCAGCCGTCTTGGTACTGCATTAGCGATGGCGGTTGATCATGAAATCAACATGGTTCTTTAG
- the nuoF_4 gene encoding NADH-quinone oxidoreductase subunit F, with protein sequence MRNLETFFARESCGWCTPCRDGLPWSVKILQALEKGEGQPGDIETLEQLCRFLGPGKTFCAHAPGAVEPLQSAIKYFRDEFEAGISQKNLRNIVQIAGIQPNLLKQRW encoded by the coding sequence GTGCGTAACTTAGAAACTTTCTTTGCCCGTGAATCTTGTGGTTGGTGTACGCCGTGCCGTGATGGTCTGCCATGGAGTGTGAAAATTTTACAAGCGCTGGAAAAAGGTGAAGGGCAGCCGGGGGATATTGAAACCCTAGAGCAGCTGTGCCGTTTCTTAGGGCCAGGTAAAACTTTCTGCGCTCACGCACCGGGTGCGGTCGAACCGCTACAAAGTGCCATCAAATATTTCCGTGATGAATTCGAAGCGGGTATTTCGCAAAAAAATCTGCGTAACATTGTGCAGATTGCGGGTATCCAACCCAACCTGCTGAAGCAGCGCTGGTAA
- the nuoG_1 gene encoding NADH-quinone oxidoreductase subunit G, which translates to MATIYVDGKEYDVNGSENLLQACLSLGLDIPYFCWHPALGSVGACRQCAVKQYQNADDTRGRLVMSCMTPATEGTYISIDDEEAKQFRESVVEWLMTNHPHDCPVCEEGGTVTYKI; encoded by the coding sequence ATGGCTACAATATATGTAGACGGCAAAGAATATGACGTAAACGGGTCTGAAAACCTGTTACAAGCCTGTCTTTCTCTAGGGCTAGATATTCCTTATTTTTGCTGGCATCCGGCGCTGGGAAGCGTTGGCGCTTGCCGCCAGTGTGCGGTTAAGCAGTATCAGAACGCAGATGACACACGCGGTCGCCTAGTAATGTCTTGTATGACACCCGCAACGGAAGGGACTTACATCTCTATTGATGATGAAGAAGCCAAACAATTCCGTGAAAGTGTTGTGGAATGGCTGATGACCAACCATCCTCATGACTGTCCAGTCTGTGAGGAAGGGGGAACTGTCACCTACAAGATATGA
- the nuoG_2 gene encoding NADH-quinone oxidoreductase subunit G produces MTVMTGHNMRKYRFTKRTHINQDLGPFISHEMNRCIACYRCVRYYKDYADGTDLGVYGAHNYVYFGRTEDGTLESEFSGNLVEVCPTGVFTDKTHSERYNRKWDMQFAPGICQQCSIGCNTSPGERYGEIRRIENRYNGSVNHYFLCDRGRFGYGYVNRKDRPRQAVLNKNGVKQVISAIEAMQSGAQIINQAKKVIGIGSPRASVESNYALRALVGADNFYSGISAGEQRRLALMQNILQNGGIYTPTLREVEGYDAVLVLGEDLTQTGARMALSVRQAVKGKAREMAAAQKVADWQIAAIMNIGQHAKYPLFITNVDDTRLDDVAAFNYRAPVADQARFGFAIANMINGEAPAVNDLPADLKAKVETIAQALAGAKKPLIISGSHSASEAMIQAAANVAFALKAKGANVGLSYLASHANSFGLAMMNAQPLDSALARIEANEADVAIVIENDLYRHSSVDAVNSALAKLSHLIVADHQQTDIMDKATLVLPAASFAEADGTLINQEGRAQRFFQVFDPTYYDKAIVMNESWRWMHSLQTEAQERDADWSQLDHVIADCVAAMPQFSGMVDAAPKASFRIRGQKLAREPHRYSGRTAMLANQSVHEPRQPQDIDSPFAFSMEGNNSPIAPRQQIPFAWAPGWNSPQAWNKFQAEVGGHLLFGDPGIRLFNSTQSKLAYFTEIPAAYQANEAQWVVAPYYHLFGSDEMSQRSEVIQERMPEPYIMLNTQDAASLGLSAGTKAEFSHAGQVFNLTVRLSNHLSTGQIGLPLGMPGIAPSMAGVSVNNLRRGA; encoded by the coding sequence ATGACGGTGATGACCGGTCATAACATGCGTAAATATCGTTTTACGAAACGTACTCACATTAACCAAGACCTCGGTCCATTTATTAGTCATGAAATGAACCGTTGTATCGCGTGTTATCGTTGTGTTCGTTACTACAAAGATTACGCAGATGGCACAGACTTGGGTGTGTATGGTGCACATAACTATGTGTATTTCGGTCGTACTGAAGACGGTACACTGGAAAGTGAGTTTTCCGGTAACTTAGTTGAAGTTTGTCCTACTGGGGTATTCACTGATAAAACACATTCAGAGCGCTATAACCGTAAGTGGGATATGCAGTTTGCCCCCGGTATCTGCCAACAGTGCAGTATCGGTTGTAACACGAGCCCGGGTGAGCGTTATGGTGAAATCCGTCGTATCGAAAACCGTTATAACGGTTCGGTAAACCACTATTTCCTGTGCGACCGTGGTCGTTTTGGTTACGGTTATGTCAACCGTAAAGATCGTCCTCGTCAAGCGGTACTCAATAAAAATGGCGTCAAACAAGTCATTTCGGCTATCGAAGCAATGCAAAGTGGTGCGCAAATTATCAATCAAGCGAAAAAAGTGATTGGTATTGGCTCTCCACGCGCGAGCGTTGAAAGCAACTATGCATTGCGCGCATTAGTCGGAGCAGATAACTTCTATTCAGGTATTTCTGCGGGAGAGCAACGCCGCTTAGCGCTGATGCAAAACATCCTGCAAAACGGCGGTATCTATACGCCAACATTGCGTGAAGTAGAAGGCTATGATGCGGTACTGGTACTGGGTGAAGATTTAACTCAGACAGGTGCACGTATGGCGTTATCTGTTCGCCAAGCGGTGAAAGGTAAAGCACGTGAAATGGCCGCAGCGCAAAAAGTCGCTGACTGGCAAATCGCCGCAATCATGAATATTGGTCAACATGCAAAATATCCGCTGTTTATTACCAACGTTGATGATACGCGTTTAGACGATGTGGCTGCCTTTAATTATCGTGCACCAGTAGCTGACCAAGCACGTTTCGGTTTTGCTATCGCCAATATGATTAACGGCGAAGCCCCTGCGGTGAATGATTTACCCGCAGACTTAAAAGCCAAAGTTGAAACCATTGCTCAGGCATTAGCTGGTGCGAAAAAACCATTAATTATTAGTGGTAGCCATAGTGCCAGCGAGGCAATGATCCAAGCGGCCGCTAACGTGGCATTTGCACTGAAAGCCAAAGGCGCGAATGTTGGGTTATCTTACTTAGCGTCTCATGCGAATAGTTTCGGTCTGGCAATGATGAACGCACAGCCATTAGACAGCGCTTTAGCTCGCATTGAAGCGAACGAAGCGGACGTGGCTATCGTTATCGAAAATGACCTGTACCGTCACAGCAGCGTGGATGCCGTCAATAGCGCATTAGCGAAATTGAGCCACTTGATTGTTGCAGATCATCAGCAAACCGACATCATGGATAAAGCAACATTGGTTCTGCCAGCCGCAAGCTTTGCTGAAGCAGACGGTACGTTGATTAACCAAGAAGGTCGTGCTCAGCGTTTCTTCCAAGTCTTTGACCCAACTTATTACGACAAAGCTATCGTGATGAACGAAAGCTGGCGCTGGATGCATTCACTGCAAACTGAAGCGCAAGAGCGTGATGCGGATTGGTCGCAACTTGATCACGTCATCGCAGATTGTGTTGCCGCAATGCCACAATTCTCAGGTATGGTTGATGCCGCACCAAAAGCGTCTTTCCGTATTCGTGGTCAAAAACTGGCGCGTGAACCACATCGTTACAGTGGTCGTACAGCAATGCTAGCAAATCAATCTGTTCATGAACCTCGTCAACCGCAAGATATTGACTCTCCATTTGCTTTCTCAATGGAAGGGAACAACAGCCCAATCGCGCCACGTCAGCAAATTCCATTTGCATGGGCGCCGGGTTGGAACTCACCACAAGCCTGGAACAAATTCCAAGCCGAAGTGGGTGGTCACCTGTTATTTGGTGACCCGGGTATCCGTTTGTTCAATTCAACACAGAGCAAATTGGCTTACTTCACTGAAATTCCAGCGGCTTATCAAGCCAATGAAGCTCAGTGGGTTGTCGCACCTTATTACCACCTGTTCGGCAGTGATGAAATGTCACAGCGTTCAGAAGTAATTCAAGAGCGTATGCCTGAGCCTTATATCATGCTGAACACGCAAGATGCTGCGTCACTCGGCCTGTCAGCAGGAACTAAAGCGGAGTTTAGCCATGCAGGTCAAGTGTTTAACTTGACTGTCCGCCTAAGTAATCACCTGTCTACAGGTCAAATTGGCTTACCGTTAGGAATGCCAGGTATCGCACCTTCAATGGCTGGCGTGTCAGTCAATAATCTGCGGAGGGGAGCATGA